The nucleotide sequence GAACATCAAGCCCGCCTCATTGAGTTTGGCGGCTGGGAAATGCCAGTTCAGTATACTGGGATCACCCAGGAGCATCAGGCTGTAAGGCAGGCTGTAGGCGTGTTTGACATCTCTCACATGGGTAAGTTTGAGCTCCTCGGTGAAGATTTAGTGAAGATCCTGCAGAGATTTGTGCCGTCTGATTTAAGCAAGCTTCATGCTGGTGACGCACTATACACGGTTTTGCTGAATGACACTGCGGGAATTATTGATGATTTGATCATCTATCACCACGGGATGGCCGAGGGGAATCGGGAGCGCATCTCCTTGATTGTGAATGCAGCCACGACCGAAAAGGATAAAACGTGGCTCGCGGCTCACCTTGATCTAGGCCGAATTGAGTTTCGGGATCATTCTCGCGACTACGTGTTGGTGGCTATCCAGGGGCCGCAGGCTGTGGCTACCCTTCAGGCTTACGTCCCGATCGATTTGCAATCGGTTAAACGCTACAAGCATGCCGAGTCCACCATCATGGGCGCACCTGCTTTTCTGGCCCGTACCGGATACACGGGGGAAGACGGATTTGAAGTGATGCTTCCCAACGGTGTGGGGCAAGACTTTTGGCGATCGCTTCTCGACTCCGGGGTAGAACCCTGTGGATTAGGCGCACGGGATACGCTGCGGTTAGAAGCCGCAATGGCACTCTACGGCCAAGATATTGACGAAACGACGACTCCCCTAGAGGCCGGACTGGGGTGGCTGGTTCACCTGGATCGGACGGGCGATTTTATCGGGCGAGCGGTGCTTGAGCAACAGAAGCAGAATAGCGTGCAGCGGCGGTTAGTTGGACTCAAGATGGAAGGACGGGCGATCGCCCGCCACGGCTATCCCATCATGATCGATGGAGAACCTGTCGGGGTCGTGACGAGTGGTAGCGTATCTCCTACCCTAGGGTATCCCATTGCCCTAGCCTATGTGCCGACCGCCTATGCCAAGCCTGGTCAAGAGGTAGAGGTTGCCATTCGCGGTAAAACCTATCCTGCAACCGTCGTGAAGCGTCCTTTCTATAAAAGTCCACACTGGTAACGGCTGAGGACTCGCGACCATTTTTCGGCGTTTGACATCCCAGAAAATTGTTGCGTAATTTACGAAGGTGCGTTGTGCTCTAGGTTTTTGCGGTAATTTTGTACCGATAGCCGTTAATTATCCTCTGTGTTGTAGGACTTGTAAGACGTATGGCGCTGGAATATCCCGATGATTTGAGATACACCGATACCCACGAGTATGCTCGGTTCGACGGTGAAATTGCGACGGTTGGTATTACTGCGTTTGCAGTGGATCAACTCGGCGATAT is from Synechococcales cyanobacterium T60_A2020_003 and encodes:
- the gcvT gene encoding glycine cleavage system aminomethyltransferase GcvT translates to MNHSRSEEPLLDTLITFQTPLYQLHREHQARLIEFGGWEMPVQYTGITQEHQAVRQAVGVFDISHMGKFELLGEDLVKILQRFVPSDLSKLHAGDALYTVLLNDTAGIIDDLIIYHHGMAEGNRERISLIVNAATTEKDKTWLAAHLDLGRIEFRDHSRDYVLVAIQGPQAVATLQAYVPIDLQSVKRYKHAESTIMGAPAFLARTGYTGEDGFEVMLPNGVGQDFWRSLLDSGVEPCGLGARDTLRLEAAMALYGQDIDETTTPLEAGLGWLVHLDRTGDFIGRAVLEQQKQNSVQRRLVGLKMEGRAIARHGYPIMIDGEPVGVVTSGSVSPTLGYPIALAYVPTAYAKPGQEVEVAIRGKTYPATVVKRPFYKSPHW